A genomic window from Helicobacter pylori includes:
- the atpD gene encoding F0F1 ATP synthase subunit beta — protein sequence MEGKIIQVLGPVVDVEFESYLPAIFEALDINFEVNGVQKSLVLEVAAHLGGNRVRAIAMDMTEGLVRNQVVKARGKMIEVPVGEEVLGRIFNVVGESIDNLEPIKPSLTWPIHRKAPSFEQQSTKTEMFETGIKVIDLLAPYSKGGKVGLFGGAGVGKTVIIMELIHNVAYKHNGYSVFAGVGERTREGNDLYFEMKEGGVLDKVALCYGQMNEPPGARNRIAFTGLTMAEYFRDEKGLDVLMFIDNIFRYAQSGAEMSALLGRIPSAVGYQPTLAGEMGKLQERIASTKNGSITSVQAVYVPADDLTDPAPASVFAHLDATTVLNRKIAEKGIYPAVDPLDSTSRILSPQMIGEKHYEIATGIQQVLQKYKDLQDIIAILGLDELSEEDKKTVERARKIEKFLSQPFFVAEVFTGSPGKYVTLQETLEGFGGILEGKYDHIPENAFYMVGSIQEVLEKAKNMKNS from the coding sequence ATGGAAGGTAAAATCATTCAGGTTCTAGGCCCTGTGGTAGATGTGGAATTTGAATCCTATCTACCGGCGATTTTTGAAGCGTTGGATATTAACTTTGAAGTTAATGGCGTTCAAAAATCTTTAGTTTTAGAGGTAGCGGCCCATTTGGGCGGTAATCGTGTGCGAGCGATTGCGATGGATATGACAGAAGGTTTGGTGCGTAACCAAGTGGTGAAGGCTCGTGGCAAGATGATTGAAGTGCCTGTGGGCGAAGAAGTGTTGGGGCGTATTTTTAATGTCGTGGGCGAGAGCATTGATAATTTAGAGCCTATTAAGCCGTCCTTAACTTGGCCTATTCACAGAAAAGCCCCTAGTTTTGAACAACAAAGCACTAAAACAGAAATGTTTGAAACCGGCATTAAAGTCATTGACTTGCTTGCGCCTTATTCTAAAGGCGGTAAAGTGGGCTTGTTTGGTGGGGCTGGCGTAGGCAAAACGGTGATCATTATGGAGCTTATCCACAATGTGGCTTACAAGCATAACGGGTATTCAGTGTTTGCGGGCGTGGGCGAACGCACTAGAGAGGGGAATGATCTGTATTTTGAGATGAAAGAAGGGGGCGTTTTAGACAAAGTCGCGCTGTGCTATGGGCAAATGAATGAGCCACCGGGCGCTAGGAATCGCATTGCATTCACCGGTTTGACGATGGCGGAGTATTTTCGTGATGAAAAGGGCTTAGATGTGTTGATGTTTATTGACAACATTTTTAGATACGCTCAAAGCGGCGCGGAAATGAGCGCGCTATTAGGCCGTATCCCTTCAGCGGTGGGGTATCAGCCCACGCTAGCTGGGGAAATGGGGAAACTTCAAGAACGCATCGCTTCCACTAAAAATGGCTCTATCACTTCCGTTCAAGCGGTGTATGTGCCAGCCGATGACTTGACTGACCCAGCCCCTGCTTCGGTGTTTGCGCATTTAGATGCGACGACGGTATTGAACAGAAAGATCGCTGAAAAAGGGATTTATCCAGCGGTTGATCCCCTAGATTCCACTTCAAGGATCTTAAGCCCTCAAATGATAGGTGAGAAACACTATGAAATCGCTACCGGTATCCAACAAGTTTTGCAAAAATACAAGGATTTGCAAGACATTATTGCGATTTTAGGTTTAGACGAATTGAGCGAAGAAGATAAAAAAACGGTTGAAAGGGCTAGAAAAATTGAGAAATTTTTATCCCAGCCGTTTTTTGTGGCTGAAGTGTTTACAGGAAGTCCGGGTAAATATGTAACTCTTCAAGAGACTTTAGAGGGCTTTGGGGGGATTTTAGAGGGTAAATACGATCATATCCCTGAAAATGCATTTTACATGGTGGGCAGCATTCAAGAGGTTTTAGAAAAAGCTAAAAACATGAAAAATTCCTAA
- the atpG gene encoding ATP synthase F1 subunit gamma produces MANLRDIRKKIGSVKNTQKITHAMKLVSTSKLRKAEEVARNSRAYALKLDAVFDDVLSKMKNQGIEDIQSKYFRELERLEIKKVDIIFITADKGLCGGFNTNTIKKVLACTNEYKEKDIKVRLRGIGKKGNEYFSFNGIEVLDKINNLSSMPNYERAQEFMQKVVEDYLNGKTDKVIIIHNGFKNMISQEIRVKTILPIGYHIIHQNSQPSETQETIMSEPSGSEDEILDSLAKKYVEYSLYYALIDSLAAEHSARMQAMDTATNNAKDLVKTLTISYNKARQEAITTELVEINAGVEALK; encoded by the coding sequence ATGGCGAATTTAAGAGACATTAGAAAGAAAATTGGAAGCGTTAAAAACACGCAAAAGATTACGCATGCGATGAAGCTCGTTTCCACTTCCAAGCTGAGAAAAGCCGAAGAAGTTGCAAGAAATTCTAGAGCGTATGCATTGAAATTAGACGCCGTGTTTGATGATGTGCTATCCAAAATGAAAAATCAAGGGATTGAAGATATTCAAAGCAAGTATTTTAGGGAATTAGAAAGACTTGAAATCAAAAAAGTGGATATTATTTTTATCACAGCCGATAAAGGGCTTTGTGGGGGCTTTAACACCAATACCATTAAAAAAGTTTTAGCATGCACGAATGAATACAAAGAAAAAGACATTAAAGTACGTTTGCGCGGTATTGGTAAAAAGGGTAATGAGTATTTTAGCTTTAATGGGATAGAGGTTTTAGACAAGATCAATAATTTAAGCTCTATGCCCAATTATGAACGAGCGCAAGAATTCATGCAAAAAGTGGTAGAAGACTATTTGAACGGGAAAACCGATAAGGTGATTATCATTCACAATGGCTTTAAAAACATGATCAGCCAAGAAATAAGAGTGAAAACGATTCTGCCTATTGGGTATCACATTATCCATCAAAACTCTCAGCCTAGCGAGACGCAAGAGACCATTATGAGCGAGCCTAGCGGGAGCGAAGATGAAATTTTAGACTCTTTAGCAAAAAAATATGTAGAGTATAGTTTATACTATGCTTTGATTGATTCTTTAGCCGCAGAGCATAGCGCTAGAATGCAAGCGATGGATACAGCGACAAATAACGCTAAAGATTTGGTTAAAACTTTAACCATTTCTTATAATAAAGCCAGACAAGAGGCGATTACGACCGAGCTAGTAGAAATCAATGCCGGCGTAGAAGCCTTAAAATAA
- the atpA gene encoding F0F1 ATP synthase subunit alpha, which produces MSQLKLEEISSVIEEKIKNFELDCDMAEVGKVVSYADGVAKVYGLNGVMSYEVLEFETGDKGVAANLEEDSVGVIVFGFGNNIKEGTSVKRTKSLMKVPVGDAVVGRVLNALGEPIDGKGEIETNEFSLIEQKAPGIMDRKSVHEPLQTGIKAIDALVPIGRGQRELIIGDKQTGKTTVAIDTIINQKGQNVICIYVAIGQKESTVAQVVRKLEEYGAMEYSVVINASASDSAAMQYLAPYAGVAMGEYFRDHARHALIIYDDLSKHAVAYREISLILRRPPGREAFPGDVFYIHSRLLERAAKVCDEKGAGSLTALPIVETQAGDVSAYIPTNIISITDGQIFLETDLFYSGIRPAINVGLSVSRVGGAAQIKATKQVSGTLRLDLAQYRELQAFTQFASDLDEASKKQLERGQRMVEVLKQAPYSPLPIEKQVVIIYAGAKGFLDSVSVKKVVDFEEQLHPFLEAKYPQVLEEIHTKKALDKDLEAMLRKVLEEFKLTYSE; this is translated from the coding sequence ATGTCCCAACTAAAATTGGAAGAAATCAGCTCGGTTATTGAAGAAAAGATCAAGAATTTTGAACTTGATTGCGACATGGCTGAAGTCGGCAAGGTCGTTTCATACGCTGATGGTGTGGCTAAGGTTTATGGCTTAAATGGTGTGATGTCGTATGAAGTGCTAGAGTTTGAAACAGGAGATAAAGGCGTTGCGGCTAACTTAGAAGAAGATAGCGTTGGCGTGATTGTGTTTGGTTTTGGCAACAATATTAAAGAAGGGACTAGCGTTAAACGCACAAAGAGTTTGATGAAAGTCCCTGTTGGCGATGCGGTTGTAGGGCGCGTGTTGAACGCTTTAGGTGAGCCTATTGATGGCAAGGGCGAGATAGAAACGAATGAATTTAGCCTTATAGAGCAAAAGGCTCCGGGCATTATGGACAGAAAATCCGTGCATGAGCCTTTGCAAACCGGGATTAAAGCCATTGATGCGTTAGTGCCTATTGGGCGCGGGCAAAGGGAATTGATCATTGGGGATAAACAAACCGGTAAAACCACTGTAGCCATAGATACCATTATCAACCAAAAAGGGCAAAATGTGATCTGCATTTATGTGGCTATTGGTCAAAAAGAATCCACTGTCGCGCAAGTGGTCCGCAAACTAGAAGAATACGGAGCGATGGAATACAGCGTTGTGATCAACGCTTCGGCTTCTGATTCGGCTGCGATGCAATATTTAGCCCCTTATGCGGGTGTGGCTATGGGGGAATACTTTAGAGATCATGCCCGCCATGCCCTAATCATTTATGATGATTTGAGTAAGCATGCCGTCGCTTATAGGGAGATTTCTTTGATTTTAAGAAGGCCTCCAGGTAGGGAGGCTTTTCCTGGCGATGTGTTTTATATCCACTCACGGCTTTTAGAAAGAGCGGCTAAAGTTTGCGATGAAAAAGGTGCAGGATCTCTGACTGCGCTCCCTATTGTGGAAACTCAAGCGGGCGATGTGTCAGCTTATATCCCTACGAATATTATTTCCATTACCGACGGGCAAATTTTCTTAGAAACGGATTTGTTTTATTCAGGGATCCGCCCTGCTATTAATGTGGGCTTGTCGGTTTCAAGGGTTGGAGGGGCCGCTCAAATCAAAGCCACTAAGCAAGTTTCAGGGACTTTGCGCTTAGATTTAGCGCAATACAGAGAGTTGCAAGCCTTCACGCAATTCGCTTCTGATTTGGATGAAGCGAGTAAAAAGCAACTAGAAAGAGGCCAACGCATGGTAGAAGTGCTTAAGCAAGCCCCTTATTCGCCCTTGCCTATTGAAAAGCAAGTGGTCATTATTTACGCTGGAGCTAAAGGCTTTTTGGATAGCGTGAGCGTGAAAAAAGTCGTGGATTTTGAAGAGCAATTGCACCCTTTCTTGGAAGCAAAATACCCTCAAGTGTTAGAAGAAATCCACACTAAGAAAGCCCTAGATAAGGATTTAGAAGCCATGCTAAGGAAAGTCTTAGAGGAATTCAAGCTCACTTATAGCGAGTAG
- a CDS encoding F0F1 ATP synthase subunit delta, which produces MQDLKVISKHYVKALKNHTKDDLALLEEIVVGLKHLAEAIKLHKLNQVLMHVSWKVKKEIVFEILEKTTPKKACSVLKPVMEIVLKNNRLEILESIAEELSCDSKKTLEATLLVPQKLESKELEEVQQKLQVRFNASVEIAQDTWSKKGVSLSVSSLDLEIGFSKEEILKKIEKQVIQSI; this is translated from the coding sequence ATGCAAGATTTAAAAGTGATCTCTAAGCATTATGTCAAGGCGTTGAAAAACCACACTAAAGATGATTTAGCGTTATTAGAAGAAATCGTTGTGGGGCTTAAACATTTAGCAGAAGCGATAAAATTGCACAAACTCAATCAAGTGTTAATGCATGTTTCTTGGAAAGTGAAAAAAGAGATTGTGTTTGAAATATTGGAAAAAACAACTCCAAAAAAAGCATGCTCGGTTTTAAAACCTGTAATGGAAATCGTGTTAAAAAATAACCGGCTTGAGATATTGGAATCAATCGCTGAAGAGCTTTCTTGTGATTCTAAAAAAACTTTAGAAGCTACGCTTTTAGTCCCGCAAAAGCTTGAAAGTAAGGAGCTAGAAGAAGTGCAACAAAAATTGCAAGTGCGTTTTAACGCTTCTGTAGAAATCGCTCAAGACACCTGGTCTAAAAAAGGGGTTTCTTTAAGCGTTTCAAGCTTGGATTTAGAAATAGGCTTTTCTAAAGAAGAGATTTTAAAGAAAATAGAAAAACAGGTTATTCAATCTATTTAA
- a CDS encoding F0F1 ATP synthase subunit B: MVLVKMALGFLILLSPLGATGLDISQTDIIERSLNFLLFVGILWYFLAKKLRSFLHAKSLEISKRLEEIQAQLKVSKENKKKLLKELEQAKEKAESIVSDANKEAYTITQKYELQTKMDVENLIKNSKALMDLEVKKIKRELVESVFKDLRESKKVSFSSQDCVNILKQRL, from the coding sequence ATGGTGTTAGTTAAAATGGCGTTAGGGTTTTTGATCCTTTTAAGCCCTTTGGGCGCTACTGGATTGGATATTTCACAAACAGATATTATAGAGCGTTCTTTAAACTTCCTCTTGTTTGTGGGGATTTTGTGGTATTTTCTAGCTAAAAAATTGCGTTCATTCTTGCACGCTAAAAGCCTTGAAATTTCTAAACGATTAGAAGAGATCCAAGCCCAACTCAAAGTGAGTAAAGAGAATAAGAAAAAACTCTTAAAAGAATTAGAGCAAGCCAAAGAAAAGGCTGAATCGATCGTTTCTGATGCGAATAAAGAAGCCTACACGATCACGCAAAAATACGAATTGCAAACCAAAATGGATGTGGAAAATTTGATCAAAAATTCTAAGGCGTTGATGGATTTAGAAGTTAAAAAGATCAAAAGAGAGTTGGTTGAAAGCGTTTTTAAAGATTTAAGAGAGAGTAAAAAAGTCTCTTTCAGTTCGCAAGATTGCGTGAATATTTTGAAACAAAGGCTTTAA
- a CDS encoding FoF1 ATP synthase subunit B': protein MNISVNPYLMAVVFIVFVLLLWAMNVWVYRPLLAFMDNRQAEIKDSLAKIKTDNTQSVEIGHQIETLLKEAAEKRREILAEAIQKATESYDAVIKQKENELNQEFDAFAKQLQNEKQVLKEQLQAQMPVFEDELNKRVAMGLGS from the coding sequence ATGAATATATCGGTTAACCCCTATTTAATGGCGGTCGTTTTTATAGTATTTGTGTTATTGTTGTGGGCGATGAATGTTTGGGTGTATAGGCCTTTATTGGCTTTTATGGATAACAGACAGGCAGAGATAAAGGATAGCTTGGCTAAAATTAAAACGGATAACACCCAAAGCGTGGAGATTGGCCATCAAATTGAGACTCTCCTTAAAGAAGCCGCTGAAAAGCGTAGGGAAATACTAGCAGAGGCGATTCAAAAAGCTACAGAGTCTTATGATGCGGTGATCAAGCAAAAAGAGAATGAACTCAATCAAGAATTTGATGCATTTGCAAAACAATTGCAAAATGAAAAACAAGTCTTAAAAGAGCAGTTGCAAGCGCAAATGCCGGTATTTGAAGACGAGTTGAACAAGCGTGTGGCGATGGGTTTAGGGAGTTGA
- a CDS encoding ParB/RepB/Spo0J family partition protein: MAKNKVLGRGLADIFPEINEVYEQGLYERANRVVELGIDEVMPNPYQPRKVFSEDSLEELAQSIKEHGLLQPVLVVSENGRYHLIAGERRLRASKLAKMQTIKAIVVDIEQEKMREVALIENIQREDLNPLELAKSYRELLESYQMTQEELSKIVKKSRAHVANIMRLLTLSSKVQNALLEEKITSGHAKVLVGLDEEKQELILNSIIGQKLSVRQTEDLARDFKTNTNLENKKPNFKETQALITEDELKRFNQSLWEHYKLKAALKGNKIVLRCYKNSLLEAFMKKMMS; encoded by the coding sequence ATGGCAAAAAATAAAGTGTTGGGTAGGGGTTTAGCGGATATTTTCCCTGAAATCAATGAGGTGTATGAGCAGGGGCTGTATGAAAGAGCCAATCGGGTTGTAGAGCTTGGTATTGATGAGGTGATGCCTAATCCTTACCAACCCAGGAAAGTCTTTAGCGAAGATTCTTTAGAAGAATTGGCACAATCCATCAAAGAACATGGTTTGTTGCAGCCGGTTTTAGTGGTGAGCGAGAACGGGCGTTACCACTTGATTGCAGGCGAAAGGCGCTTAAGAGCGAGCAAATTGGCCAAAATGCAAACGATTAAAGCGATTGTTGTGGATATTGAGCAAGAAAAAATGCGCGAAGTCGCCTTGATTGAAAACATCCAGCGAGAGGATTTGAACCCTTTGGAGTTGGCTAAATCGTATAGAGAATTGCTGGAAAGCTATCAAATGACCCAAGAAGAGCTTTCTAAAATCGTTAAAAAATCTAGAGCCCATGTGGCCAATATCATGCGTTTATTAACCCTTTCTTCTAAAGTGCAAAACGCTCTTTTAGAAGAAAAAATCACTTCAGGGCATGCAAAAGTCTTGGTGGGTTTAGATGAAGAAAAACAAGAATTGATTCTAAATTCAATCATAGGGCAAAAACTCAGCGTGCGCCAGACAGAAGATTTGGCGCGTGATTTTAAAACAAACACAAACCTTGAAAATAAAAAACCTAATTTTAAAGAAACTCAAGCGCTCATTACTGAAGATGAATTGAAACGCTTCAATCAAAGTTTGTGGGAGCATTACAAGCTTAAAGCGGCTTTGAAAGGGAATAAAATAGTTTTACGATGTTATAAAAATTCTCTTTTAGAGGCTTTTATGAAAAAAATGATGTCTTAA
- the soj gene encoding chromosome partitioning ATPase Soj, which produces MNEIIAVANQKGGVGKTTTAVNLAASLAVLEKKILLIDFDPQANATSSLGFRRDKIDYDIYHVLIGRKQISQVILKTQMPFLDLVPSNLGLAGFEKTFYDSVQDENKRGELMLKNALESVVKLYDYIIIDSPPALGPLTINSLSAAHSVIIPIQCEFFALEGTKLLLNTIRMLQKSTNPKLKIRGFLPTMHVPQLNLTKGVLAELFKYFDSEFFRDSITGEYIMIPKSVKLAESPSFGKPILLYDIKSNGSIAYQKLAQSILQGQ; this is translated from the coding sequence ATGAATGAAATCATTGCAGTGGCTAATCAAAAAGGGGGCGTGGGCAAAACAACAACAGCGGTTAATTTAGCGGCTTCCTTAGCGGTGCTTGAAAAAAAAATCTTGTTGATTGACTTTGACCCTCAAGCTAACGCCACTTCAAGTTTGGGTTTTAGGCGCGATAAAATTGATTACGATATTTATCATGTGTTGATTGGTCGTAAGCAAATTTCTCAAGTGATCTTAAAAACCCAAATGCCTTTTTTGGATTTAGTGCCTTCTAATTTGGGTTTAGCCGGGTTTGAAAAGACTTTTTATGATAGCGTTCAAGATGAGAATAAACGAGGCGAACTCATGCTTAAAAACGCTTTAGAGAGCGTGGTAAAGCTTTATGATTACATCATTATTGACTCCCCGCCAGCTCTAGGGCCTCTCACGATCAATTCGCTTTCAGCCGCACATTCGGTGATCATTCCTATCCAGTGTGAGTTTTTTGCCCTTGAAGGCACTAAATTATTGCTCAACACCATTAGAATGCTGCAAAAAAGCACTAACCCTAAGCTCAAAATCAGGGGGTTTTTACCCACAATGCATGTCCCCCAACTCAATTTGACAAAAGGGGTTTTAGCGGAATTGTTTAAGTATTTTGACTCAGAATTTTTTAGAGATTCTATTACAGGAGAATATATTATGATCCCTAAAAGCGTGAAATTGGCGGAATCGCCTAGCTTTGGTAAGCCCATTTTGCTTTATGATATTAAATCTAATGGCAGTATCGCTTATCAAAAATTGGCTCAAAGCATTCTTCAGGGGCAATGA
- a CDS encoding biotin--[acetyl-CoA-carboxylase] ligase, translating to MRKCEKRVFESLPSTQTYLLEKLKNDELKAPILVVAKNQSAAIGSRGNMWESVKSALTFSLALNASDLPKDLPMQANALYLGFLFKEVLKELGSQTWLKWPNDLYLGNQKIGGVLVNVYKNMRVCGIGVNRVSAKWACLDIGASDDLIMEGFLKKIEENLFWGEVLSKYALEFHRNDSFSFHNDWGELVSLKDAQLLEDGRILIEDKIYNRI from the coding sequence ATGAGAAAATGTGAAAAAAGGGTTTTTGAAAGCTTGCCTTCTACGCAAACCTATCTTTTAGAAAAACTTAAAAACGATGAACTTAAAGCCCCTATTTTAGTTGTGGCTAAAAACCAAAGCGCTGCGATAGGCAGTAGGGGGAATATGTGGGAGAGCGTAAAAAGCGCTTTGACTTTTTCACTCGCTTTAAATGCAAGCGATTTGCCTAAAGATTTACCCATGCAAGCGAACGCTTTGTATTTGGGGTTTTTATTCAAAGAAGTTTTAAAAGAGCTAGGCTCTCAAACCTGGCTCAAATGGCCTAATGATTTGTATTTAGGGAATCAAAAAATAGGGGGCGTGCTGGTTAATGTTTATAAAAACATGCGGGTGTGCGGCATTGGAGTGAATAGGGTTTCTGCAAAATGGGCATGTTTAGATATTGGCGCGAGCGATGATTTGATTATGGAGGGCTTTTTAAAAAAAATAGAAGAAAATCTTTTTTGGGGGGAAGTTTTAAGTAAGTATGCGTTAGAATTTCACAGAAACGACTCTTTTAGTTTCCATAATGATTGGGGCGAATTGGTGAGTTTGAAAGATGCGCAATTGTTAGAAGACGGTCGCATTTTGATTGAAGATAAGATCTATAATAGGATATGA
- the fmt gene encoding methionyl-tRNA formyltransferase, producing MRIVFMGTPGFAEVILKALIENKDNDMEVVGLFTQKDKPFGRKKELKAPETKTYILENHSNIPIFQPQSLKEPEVQILKGLKPDFIVVVAYGKILPKEVLKIAPCINVHASLLPKYRGASPIHEMILNDDRIYGISTMLMDLELDSGDILESASFLRESYLDLETLSLKLAHMGATLLLSTLKNFHSITRKPQDHTSATFCKKITKADGLVGFKDAKSLFLKSLAFKSWPEIFLENNLKLLEVELVENEKSHKEGEILKIDEKGVLVGCLKGSVRIEGLQAVGKKPLKAKDYLNGKRLKAGDILA from the coding sequence ATGCGCATCGTATTTATGGGAACGCCTGGTTTTGCTGAAGTGATCTTAAAAGCATTAATAGAAAATAAAGATAATGATATGGAAGTGGTGGGGCTATTCACTCAAAAAGACAAACCTTTTGGGCGTAAAAAAGAATTGAAAGCCCCAGAGACTAAAACATACATTTTAGAAAACCATTCAAATATCCCCATTTTCCAGCCGCAAAGTTTGAAAGAACCTGAAGTTCAAATTTTAAAAGGTTTAAAGCCTGATTTTATCGTGGTGGTGGCTTATGGTAAGATTTTGCCCAAAGAGGTTTTAAAAATCGCTCCTTGCATCAATGTGCATGCGTCGTTATTGCCCAAATACAGGGGGGCTTCGCCCATTCATGAGATGATACTCAATGACGATAGGATTTATGGTATAAGCACGATGCTTATGGATTTGGAATTGGATAGCGGAGATATTTTAGAAAGCGCTTCTTTTTTAAGAGAAAGTTATTTGGATTTAGAAACTTTAAGCTTGAAATTAGCGCACATGGGGGCAACTTTACTCCTTTCAACGCTCAAAAATTTCCATTCCATCACAAGAAAACCTCAAGATCACACGAGCGCGACTTTTTGTAAAAAAATCACTAAAGCTGATGGTTTAGTGGGTTTTAAAGACGCTAAAAGCTTGTTTTTAAAATCGCTTGCGTTTAAAAGTTGGCCAGAAATCTTTTTAGAAAATAACCTCAAGCTTTTAGAAGTGGAATTAGTGGAAAATGAAAAAAGCCATAAAGAGGGCGAGATTTTAAAAATTGATGAAAAAGGCGTTCTTGTGGGTTGCTTAAAAGGTAGCGTGCGTATAGAAGGGTTGCAAGCGGTGGGTAAAAAGCCCTTAAAAGCGAAAGATTATTTGAATGGCAAGCGTTTGAAAGCGGGCGATATTTTGGCATGA